The following proteins come from a genomic window of Phycodurus eques isolate BA_2022a chromosome 9, UOR_Pequ_1.1, whole genome shotgun sequence:
- the agtr2 gene encoding type-2 angiotensin II receptor — translation MAVPNDSSIFNSTFSPNTTNNLENTSACTDWPPVPMTTIIPSIYSVICVLGIIANTLAMCVLAHTNASRRTVANTFMLNLCVSDLLFLLSLPLWAVYYSQGYSWPFGRVACKICGSLHNLNLYASIFFITCMSMDRYLALVHPLRSQSVRDLKRAKLMCILVWVLAFACTAPTTALRDTHYIEVLDVEACVIIYPDPTWYRSLAWMKVILGFFLPMIIISCCYCAIGRHFLAGSGVVILWKPSHSGSTFKASGSQDSCSKPERPPTPCVNPSPSGGRPMEGRGLERVLWTVAAVVLAFFLCWFPFHCVTFIDILKSDDWLDSCWAQWTIQNLTPLTLCLGFSNSAINPVLYCFIGNHFRGRLGTLSKGLCVRLKTREEDHSQKRGSFSTRLSSFSQKLSDLKDLAIVDASAHA, via the coding sequence ATGGCAGTCCCAAATGACAGCTCCATTTTTAACTCCACCTTCTCTCCAAATACGACCAACAACCTCGAGAACACTTCTGCTTGCACAGACTGGCCTCCGGTACCCATGACCACCATCATCCCCTCTATCTACAGCGTTATCTGCGTTCTGGGCATCATTGCCAACACACTGGCTATGTGTGTGTTGGCCCACACTAACGCCTCAAGGAGAACTGTCGCCAATACGTTCATGCTGAACCTTTGCGTGTCGGACCTTCTGTTCCTGCTGTCTCTCCCACTGTGGGCTGTTTACTACTCACAAGGCTACAGCTGGCCCTTCGGACGAGTAGCGTGCAAGATCTGCGGAAGTCTCCATAATCTCAATCTGTATGCCTCCATATTCTTCATCACTTGCATGAGCATGGACCGCTACCTTGCTCTGGTTCATCCACTGCGCTCTCAGAGTGTTCGAGACCTGAAACGTGCCAAGCTCATGTGCATCCTCGTGTGGGTTCTGGCATTTGCTTGCACGGCGCCAACTACAGCTCTGAGGGACACTCACTACATCGAGGTGTTGGACGTGGAAGCTTGTGTGATTATTTATCCGGATCCCACCTGGTATCGGAGCCTCGCCTGGATGAAAGTAATTCTGGGCTTTTTCCTGCCAATGATCATCATCTCTTGTTGCTACTGTGCAATTGGTAGACACTTCTTGGCTGGTTCTGGGGTTGTAATCCTGTGGAAACCATCACACTCTGGCAGTACATTTAAAGCCTCGGGGTCACAAGACAGCTGCAGTAAACCAGAGAGACCCCCGACCCCATGTGTGAACCCTAGCCCCAGTGGAGGCAGACCCATGGAGGGAAGAGGGCTGGAAAGGGTCTTATGGACTGTGGCTGCAGTTGTCTTGGCCTTCTTCCTTTGCTGGTTTCCCTTCCATTGTGTGACGTTTATAGACATACTGAAGAGTGATGACTGGTTGGACAGTTGCTGGGCACAGTGGACCATCCAGAACCTCACCCCCCTCACCCTCTGCTTGGGCTTCTCTAATTCTGCCATCAACCCGGTGCTGTACTGCTTTATTGGGAACCATTTCCGAGGTAGACTGGGCACACTTAGTAAGggtctgtgtgtgcgtttgaAGACTCGTGAGGAGGATCACAGTCAGAAGAGGGGCTCATTCAGCACTAGACTCAGTTCTTTCTCCCAAAAACTCAGTGACTTGAAAGATCTGGCAATTGTTGATGCCTCTGCACATGCTTAG